The following are encoded together in the Bactrocera neohumeralis isolate Rockhampton chromosome 6, APGP_CSIRO_Bneo_wtdbg2-racon-allhic-juicebox.fasta_v2, whole genome shotgun sequence genome:
- the LOC126762942 gene encoding uncharacterized protein LOC126762942 isoform X2, with the protein MGFRYQELKDRGDSIELEHKESYTTERSHNGYIKRHKTVLRERFPHPNAKEARKQQKQHTKRSAYTTTLRPETASERNTTTETFGNSPESGALLTTCRDKSHLERAVNRTSVQLKRLAHEIDNEIAKLKRERDKLMFRSRPHPLMRNAAIQNDLHTKIESLDKLKDFDTQFANNIEFTIEKFSSQHKFVCTSPRYARDEQTSCRPRMRTIGLQKDTQRGGVEDNLQNLKAKLNAAIHYSATNLAALKTKGLLDTTPPNCYAFDYGGTGDGQSAVNVYHLQNCRCTGGCNPNDCNCMKTCERYNNVGNYNGMLCNKNTYVEKAITPCKEYKYCRDEYHYNYPSQNKCVVPAPNQSCVPCSPCVPCFQPCQPCQPCTPCLPPCPTYNECQAAKPQAKVIYGRRVSDLNTEDFYHPTASHATKSFKHGSPRHSKNKERLTVDVPKDGRTLVDIERSGDRSRSKTRRKNESEDKTRQRSAKAYDVVPARKASEKRQVRERKPRQGSESSGSVDSSEKARQMKSKEKLLEITFTKERRHKPSSESDECITYELPKASREYSRETKRSLKQMTITAYKPCKPGESEGKYDLDRKKKQKSKAQSADDDKTWDERLRKMEYPPEPDEWHAGIPTITEVLDDYRIGDTYASDVPKIIQGPTDTQYRAGYGEFFQLSPQRSYDIMPVQKNTVRDLPPSQSPERGRRIQRESPMRSGEKPVGSHERERTVSGTGRDEQPRIGRVGRQRESYEKDRSEVFRAYGLEEKPRIEKGYRSVGKQDTERSYGRAFDERRSPTEQKSRLDEGYRSVGKPDTERSYGRAFDERRSPSAQKPRLDEGYRSIGKQGAERSHGRTYDERQSPSEQKPRLDEGYRSIGKQGAERSHGRTYDELQSPSEQKPRLDEGYRSIGKQGAERSHGRPYDEQRTPRDYVRSKQEGERRESNTLHDDTYEPKFTSSTPRSARDYERGITSDERYDPRGSPRKAYDESNSAQMPGRTYTPDETPRSARYETHSPTRLHSPTRRMEDPHTYTPDAKPRFARGLKSDDNIEFEGFSPSHSRDDYEKPEGKRSSKDHSETDQRVVTDPGQTSESKVRKEEDFKQEEVTLMRSDQLGDIDLSSKKTEISAADMKYKADTQKAGTYTDDYSPKADIKAESTDTTQRTESPTASIPRTGNQPGTDRGFTGSEEILEKVPPVPEITIEDTDESGRSAPSGRGKIPVISLREQAKSTIQGEMSPEPEQLRSPKYKDRDKLRQLDSRSQPEQIRSSPVRQPGIHDGAVIGGGFTRSDTAGVMGGSASPLSPFPSLETPKIYMKPRALCTDYGTACFPPTEDDCTKRTSLRANCVANAGDAYMCKPCTTQTTSPSASPRQCLCPAENGCEIPYEKLGDQYEHSPVRQLAANSHMAVALQSDTAIASYKPLPQQSLSKSCITLRSTGTQYSATIIEQKEDRCAPQYVPLPKECSEIYADQAKKSAAPSTCTCDSSRQSQKSPLSTSDSMKTKYQFLCEENNEEQNGKVQIKNNEEWCGRVDINSEKRQIFIAQHKQKPPTQCVDEQNYLLPWQQDEKFIPGQPISSCNMTPWQNGPMKLLQTVQKSPRFQNYAERRTPRFNATMPPHQEMPEEEDRCAEELSQYKPQTRVQFMEQYSNCDPACYAQDGANLQNETAEPMRDCTPRGRLSFAYGGEYQQVPEFTGCPCMFKTYLNMVTLYYPDYRVQLREDCVEIEDDDDECNE; encoded by the exons ATGGGATTTCGGTATCAGGAACTAAAAGACAGGG GGGACAGCATAGAACTTGAGCACAAGGAAAGCTATACAACCGAGCGCAGTCACAACGGTTATATTAAACGACATAAGACCGTATTACGCGAACGATTTCCACACCCGAATGCCAAGGAAGCGCGCAAGCAGCAGAAACAACACACAAAGCGCAGCGCCTACACAACAACACTTAGACCAGAAACAGCGTCGGAGCGAAACACCACTACCGAAACATTCGGCAATTCGCCGGAGAGTGGCGCCTTGCTGACGACTTGCCGTGACAAATCGCACCTGGAACGCGCAGTCAATCGCACTTCGGTGCAGTTGAAGCGTCTGGCACATGAAATTGACAATGAAATTGCCAAATTGAAGCGGGAAAGAGACAAACTAATGTTCAGATCGCGTCCGCACCCGTTGATGCGCAACGCTGCCATACAAAACGATCTGCACACGAAAATCGAATCGTTGGACAAACTAAAGGATTTCGATACACAGTTTGCCAATAATATCGAGTTTACGATTGAAAAATTCTCGAGTCAGCATAAGTTCGTTTGCACTTCACCACGTTACGCGCGCGACGAGCAAACTTCGTGTCGGCCACGCATGCGCACAATTGGCCTGCAGAAAGATACACAACGTGGCGGTGTTGAGGATAATTTGCAAAACCTAAAGGCCAAACTCAACGCTGCCATACATTATTCAGCCACCAATCTGGCGGCTTTAAAGACGAAGGGGTTGCTCGACACGACACCGCCCAACTGCTATGCCTTCGACTATGGCGGCACGGGCGATGGTCAGAGCGCTGTGAACGTTTATCACTTGCAGAACTGTCGTTGCACTGGCGGTTGCAATCCGAATGATTGCAATTGTATGAAGACTTGTGAGCGCTACAATAACGTTGGCAATTATAATGGCATGTTATGTAATAAAAACACTTATGTGGAGAAGGCAATAACGCCGTGTAAAGAGTACAAATACTGCCGTGATGAGTATCATTATAATTATCCGTCGCAGAATAAATGTGTAGTACCGGCGCCGAACCAATCATGTGTACCATGTTCGCCATGTGTGCCATGCTTTCAGCCCTGCCAGCCGTGTCAGCCATGCACACCCTGTTTACCGCCTTGCCCAACCTATAATGAGTGTCAAGCAGCCAAGCCGCAGGCAAAAGTTATCTATGGCAGGCGTGTGAGTGACTTAAATACAGAAGATTTCTATCATCCCACTGCCTCGCACGCCACGAAATCATTTAAACATGGCAGTCCAAGGCACTCAAAGAACAAGGAGCGTTTGACGGTCGATGTACCGAAGGATGGGCGCACACTTGTTGATATTGAAAGAAGTGGTGATCGCTCGCGTAGCAAAACGCGTCGAAAAAACGAGAGCGAAGATAAGACAAGGCAGCGCAGTGCGAAAGCTTATGACGTCGTCCCCGCGCGTAAAGCGAGTGAAAAGCGTCAAGTGCGCGAGCGTAAGCCACGCCAGGGGAGTGAATCGTCGGGTAGTGTCGACTCCTCGGAGAAAGCACGTCAAATGAAGAGCAAGGAAAAACTGCTGGAAATAACCTTTACGAAGGAGCGACGTCACAAGCCCTCGTCTGAGTCCGATGAATGTATTACGTACGAGCTGCCAAAAGCAAGTCGAGAGTACTCACGTGAGACAAAACGCTCCCTGAAGCAGATGACGATTACAGCCTACAAACCCTGTAAGCCGGGCGAAAGTGAAGGCAAATATGATTTAGATCGAAAGAAGAAGCAAAAGAGCAAAGCACAAAGTGCTGATGACGATAAAACGTGGGATGAACGGTTAAGGAAAATGGAATATCCACCTGAACCAGATGAATGGCACGCTGGTATTCCTACTATAACAGAAGTTCTCGATGATTACCGCATTGGTGATACCTACGCTAGCGATGTACCTAAAATCATACAGGGACCTACTGACACACAATATAGGGCAGGCTATGGAGAGTTTTTTCAGCTATCACCGCAGCGGAGCTATGACATAATGCCggtacaaaaaaatacagtGCGAGATCTGCCGCCATCTCAAAGTCCCGAACGTGGACGACGCATACAACGAGAAAGCCCGATGAGGTCTGGTGAGAAACCAGTTGGATCGCATGAAAGAGAACGAACTGTTAGCGGCACTGGACGGGATGAACAACCTAGAATTGGGCGCGTCGGCAGACAACGGGAATCGTATGAAAAAGATAGATCGGAAGTATTTAGAGCATATGGACTTGAAGAGAAACCCAGAATAGAGAAGGGGTACAGATCTGTTGGAAAACAAGATACTGAGAGGAGCTATGGTCGAGCTTTCGATGAGCGGCGGTCCCCAACCGAACAGAAATCCAGATTAGATGAAGGCTACAGATCTGTTGGAAAACCAGATACGGAGAGAAGCTATGGTCGAGCTTTCGATGAGCGGCGGTCGCCAAGCGCACAGAAACCCAGATTGGATGAAGGCTACAGATCAATTGGAAAGCAAGGTGCTGAGAGGAGCCACGGTCGAACTTACGATGAGCGGCAGTCCCCCAGCGAGCAGAAACCCAGATTAGACGAAGGCTACAGATCTATTGGAAAACAAGGTGCTGAGAGAAGCCACGGTCGAACTTACGATGAGCTGCAGTCTCCAAGCGAACAGAAACCCAGATTAGATGAAGGCTACAGATCTATTGGAAAGCAAGGTGCTGAGAGGAGCCACGGTCGACCTTATGATGAACAGCGTACTCCAAGAGACTATGTTCGATCAAAACAAGAGGGGGAAAGACGTGAATCAAACACTTTGCACGATGACACTTATGAACCTAAATTCACTTCAAGTACACCTCGTTCCGCACGTGACTATGAGCGAGGTATTACATCAGATGAAAGGTATGATCCTCGTGGTTCACCGCGTAAAGCTTATGATGAGTCTAATTCTGCGCAAATGCCGGGCAGAACTTACACCCCAGATGAAACCCCACGTTCGGCACGCTATGAAACTCATAGTCCAACACGATTACATAGTCCGACACGTAGGATGGAGGACCCTCATACTTATACTCCAGACGCGAAACCTCGTTTCGCTCGTGGATTGAAATCGGACGATAACATAGAATTTGAAGGATTCTCACCATCCCATTCCCGCGATGACTATGAAAAACCAGAAGGAAAAAGGTCTTCAAAAGACCATAGTGAAACCGATCAAAGAGTGGTGACGGATCCCGGACAAACAAGTGAAAGCAAAGTTAGGAAGGAAGAAGATTTCAAACAGGAAGAAGTTACTTTAATGCGGAGCGATCAACTTGGAGATATAGACTTATCATCTAAAAAAACCGAAATTTCGGCCGCAGATATGAAATATAAAGCGGATACACAAAAGGCAGGCACATATACAGATGACTATAGTCCTAAAGCAGACATTAAGGCTGAAAGTACAGACACAACTCAAAGAACAGAGAGCCCTACGGCTAGCATTCCGCGTACGGGGAACCAACCTGGTACCGATAGAGGATTTACAGGTAGCGAGGAGATATTGGAAAAAGTGCCGCCAGTTCCAGAAATTACAATTGAGGATACAGACGAAAGCGGTAGGAGTGCGCCTAGTGGAAGAG GGAAAATCCCCGTAATTAGTTTACGCGAGCAGGCTAAATCAACCATTCAAGGTGAAATGTCACCGGAACCAGAACAATTAAGATCTCCAAAATATAAAGATCGGGATAAACTGCGACAGTTGGATAGCCGTAGTCAGCCAGAACAAATAAGAAGTAGTCCGGTTAGACAACCGGGCATTCATGATGGTGCGGTAATAGGTGGAGGCTTTACTAGATCGGACACAGCTGGCGTCATGGGTGGGTCTGCAAGTCCACTAAGTCCTTTTCCGAGTCTTGAAACgccaaaaatttatatgaaaccTCGAGCATTATGCACTGATTACGGTACCGCGTGTTTTCCTCCAACTGAAGACGATTGCACTAAACGGACCAGTCTACGTGCCAACTGCGTCGCGAACGCGGGAGATGCTTATATGTGTAAGCCATGCACTACACAGACAACTTCGCCATCAGCATCTCCCCGCCAATGTTTATGTCCAGCAGAAAATGGTTGTGAAATTCCTTATGAAAAGCTAGGCGATCAATACGAACATTCGCCCGTACGCCAATTAGCAGCTAACTCTCATATGGCTGTAGCACTACAGTCCGATACCGCAATTGCCAGTTATAAGCCATTACCTCAACAAAGTTTATCGAAAAGCTGCATAACTTTGCGCTCGACCGGAACACAGTACTCGGCAACGATTATCGAGCAAAAGGAAGATCGCTGTGCACCACAGTACGTACCGTTGCCGAAAGAATGCAGTGAAATATATGCGGATCAAGCGAAGAAATCTGCAGCGCCTTCTACATGTACATGTGACTCCTCACGTCAGAGCCAAAAATCACCGCTTTCAACTTCGGATAGTATGAAAACAAAGTACCAATTTCTATGTGAGGAAAACAATGAGGAGCAAAATGGAAAGGTGCAAATAAAGAATAATGAAGAGTGGTGTGGCAGAGTAGATATAAATTCGGAGAAGAGACAAATCTTCATTGcgcaacataaacaaaaaccaCCAACTCAATGCGTAGATGAGCAGAACTATTTGTTACCATGGCAACAGGATGAAAAATTTATACCGGGCCAACCAATAAGTAGTTGCAATATGACACCTTGGCAAAATGGGCCAATGAAGCTCTTGCAAACGGTACAGAAAAGTCCGCGCTTTCAAAACTACGCGGAACGTAGAACGCCAAGGTTTAATGCCACTATGCCGCCGCATCAAGAAATGCCGGAAGAGGAAGATAGATGTGCAGAAGAACTATCACAATACAAGCCGCAGACGCGTGTGCAATTTATGGAGCAATACAGCAACTGTGACCCGGCCTGCTATGCCCAAGATGGAG CGAATTTACAAAATGAAACAGCGGAGCCTATGCGCGACTGCACGCCAAGAG GACGCCTAAGCTTCGCTTATGGCGGCGAATACCAGCAGGTACCGGAATTCACTGGCTGTCCGTGTATGTTCAAAACTTATCTAAATATGGTGACACTTTACTATCCTGATTATCGTGTTCAACTGCGAGAGGATTGCGTCGAAATTGAGGATGATGATGATGAGTGCAATGAATGa
- the LOC126762942 gene encoding uncharacterized protein LOC126762942 isoform X1 — translation MGFRYQELKDRGDSIELEHKESYTTERSHNGYIKRHKTVLRERFPHPNAKEARKQQKQHTKRSAYTTTLRPETASERNTTTETFGNSPESGALLTTCRDKSHLERAVNRTSVQLKRLAHEIDNEIAKLKRERDKLMFRSRPHPLMRNAAIQNDLHTKIESLDKLKDFDTQFANNIEFTIEKFSSQHKFVCTSPRYARDEQTSCRPRMRTIGLQKDTQRGGVEDNLQNLKAKLNAAIHYSATNLAALKTKGLLDTTPPNCYAFDYGGTGDGQSAVNVYHLQNCRCTGGCNPNDCNCMKTCERYNNVGNYNGMLCNKNTYVEKAITPCKEYKYCRDEYHYNYPSQNKCVVPAPNQSCVPCSPCVPCFQPCQPCQPCTPCLPPCPTYNECQAAKPQAKVIYGRRVSDLNTEDFYHPTASHATKSFKHGSPRHSKNKERLTVDVPKDGRTLVDIERSGDRSRSKTRRKNESEDKTRQRSAKAYDVVPARKASEKRQVRERKPRQGSESSGSVDSSEKARQMKSKEKLLEITFTKERRHKPSSESDECITYELPKASREYSRETKRSLKQMTITAYKPCKPGESEGKYDLDRKKKQKSKAQSADDDKTWDERLRKMEYPPEPDEWHAGIPTITEVLDDYRIGDTYASDVPKIIQGPTDTQYRAGYGEFFQLSPQRSYDIMPVQKNTVRDLPPSQSPERGRRIQRESPMRSGEKPVGSHERERTVSGTGRDEQPRIGRVGRQRESYEKDRSEVFRAYGLEEKPRIEKGYRSVGKQDTERSYGRAFDERRSPTEQKSRLDEGYRSVGKPDTERSYGRAFDERRSPSAQKPRLDEGYRSIGKQGAERSHGRTYDERQSPSEQKPRLDEGYRSIGKQGAERSHGRTYDELQSPSEQKPRLDEGYRSIGKQGAERSHGRPYDEQRTPRDYVRSKQEGERRESNTLHDDTYEPKFTSSTPRSARDYERGITSDERYDPRGSPRKAYDESNSAQMPGRTYTPDETPRSARYETHSPTRLHSPTRRMEDPHTYTPDAKPRFARGLKSDDNIEFEGFSPSHSRDDYEKPEGKRSSKDHSETDQRVVTDPGQTSESKVRKEEDFKQEEVTLMRSDQLGDIDLSSKKTEISAADMKYKADTQKAGTYTDDYSPKADIKAESTDTTQRTESPTASIPRTGNQPGTDRGFTGSEEILEKVPPVPEITIEDTDESGRSAPSGRGKIPVISLREQAKSTIQGEMSPEPEQLRSPKYKDRDKLRQLDSRSQPEQIRSSPVRQPGIHDGAVIGGGFTRSDTAGVMGGSASPLSPFPSLETPKIYMKPRALCTDYGTACFPPTEDDCTKRTSLRANCVANAGDAYMCKPCTTQTTSPSASPRQCLCPAENGCEIPYEKLGDQYEHSPVRQLAANSHMAVALQSDTAIASYKPLPQQSLSKSCITLRSTGTQYSATIIEQKEDRCAPQYVPLPKECSEIYADQAKKSAAPSTCTCDSSRQSQKSPLSTSDSMKTKYQFLCEENNEEQNGKVQIKNNEEWCGRVDINSEKRQIFIAQHKQKPPTQCVDEQNYLLPWQQDEKFIPGQPISSCNMTPWQNGPMKLLQTVQKSPRFQNYAERRTPRFNATMPPHQEMPEEEDRCAEELSQYKPQTRVQFMEQYSNCDPACYAQDGAANLQNETAEPMRDCTPRGRLSFAYGGEYQQVPEFTGCPCMFKTYLNMVTLYYPDYRVQLREDCVEIEDDDDECNE, via the exons ATGGGATTTCGGTATCAGGAACTAAAAGACAGGG GGGACAGCATAGAACTTGAGCACAAGGAAAGCTATACAACCGAGCGCAGTCACAACGGTTATATTAAACGACATAAGACCGTATTACGCGAACGATTTCCACACCCGAATGCCAAGGAAGCGCGCAAGCAGCAGAAACAACACACAAAGCGCAGCGCCTACACAACAACACTTAGACCAGAAACAGCGTCGGAGCGAAACACCACTACCGAAACATTCGGCAATTCGCCGGAGAGTGGCGCCTTGCTGACGACTTGCCGTGACAAATCGCACCTGGAACGCGCAGTCAATCGCACTTCGGTGCAGTTGAAGCGTCTGGCACATGAAATTGACAATGAAATTGCCAAATTGAAGCGGGAAAGAGACAAACTAATGTTCAGATCGCGTCCGCACCCGTTGATGCGCAACGCTGCCATACAAAACGATCTGCACACGAAAATCGAATCGTTGGACAAACTAAAGGATTTCGATACACAGTTTGCCAATAATATCGAGTTTACGATTGAAAAATTCTCGAGTCAGCATAAGTTCGTTTGCACTTCACCACGTTACGCGCGCGACGAGCAAACTTCGTGTCGGCCACGCATGCGCACAATTGGCCTGCAGAAAGATACACAACGTGGCGGTGTTGAGGATAATTTGCAAAACCTAAAGGCCAAACTCAACGCTGCCATACATTATTCAGCCACCAATCTGGCGGCTTTAAAGACGAAGGGGTTGCTCGACACGACACCGCCCAACTGCTATGCCTTCGACTATGGCGGCACGGGCGATGGTCAGAGCGCTGTGAACGTTTATCACTTGCAGAACTGTCGTTGCACTGGCGGTTGCAATCCGAATGATTGCAATTGTATGAAGACTTGTGAGCGCTACAATAACGTTGGCAATTATAATGGCATGTTATGTAATAAAAACACTTATGTGGAGAAGGCAATAACGCCGTGTAAAGAGTACAAATACTGCCGTGATGAGTATCATTATAATTATCCGTCGCAGAATAAATGTGTAGTACCGGCGCCGAACCAATCATGTGTACCATGTTCGCCATGTGTGCCATGCTTTCAGCCCTGCCAGCCGTGTCAGCCATGCACACCCTGTTTACCGCCTTGCCCAACCTATAATGAGTGTCAAGCAGCCAAGCCGCAGGCAAAAGTTATCTATGGCAGGCGTGTGAGTGACTTAAATACAGAAGATTTCTATCATCCCACTGCCTCGCACGCCACGAAATCATTTAAACATGGCAGTCCAAGGCACTCAAAGAACAAGGAGCGTTTGACGGTCGATGTACCGAAGGATGGGCGCACACTTGTTGATATTGAAAGAAGTGGTGATCGCTCGCGTAGCAAAACGCGTCGAAAAAACGAGAGCGAAGATAAGACAAGGCAGCGCAGTGCGAAAGCTTATGACGTCGTCCCCGCGCGTAAAGCGAGTGAAAAGCGTCAAGTGCGCGAGCGTAAGCCACGCCAGGGGAGTGAATCGTCGGGTAGTGTCGACTCCTCGGAGAAAGCACGTCAAATGAAGAGCAAGGAAAAACTGCTGGAAATAACCTTTACGAAGGAGCGACGTCACAAGCCCTCGTCTGAGTCCGATGAATGTATTACGTACGAGCTGCCAAAAGCAAGTCGAGAGTACTCACGTGAGACAAAACGCTCCCTGAAGCAGATGACGATTACAGCCTACAAACCCTGTAAGCCGGGCGAAAGTGAAGGCAAATATGATTTAGATCGAAAGAAGAAGCAAAAGAGCAAAGCACAAAGTGCTGATGACGATAAAACGTGGGATGAACGGTTAAGGAAAATGGAATATCCACCTGAACCAGATGAATGGCACGCTGGTATTCCTACTATAACAGAAGTTCTCGATGATTACCGCATTGGTGATACCTACGCTAGCGATGTACCTAAAATCATACAGGGACCTACTGACACACAATATAGGGCAGGCTATGGAGAGTTTTTTCAGCTATCACCGCAGCGGAGCTATGACATAATGCCggtacaaaaaaatacagtGCGAGATCTGCCGCCATCTCAAAGTCCCGAACGTGGACGACGCATACAACGAGAAAGCCCGATGAGGTCTGGTGAGAAACCAGTTGGATCGCATGAAAGAGAACGAACTGTTAGCGGCACTGGACGGGATGAACAACCTAGAATTGGGCGCGTCGGCAGACAACGGGAATCGTATGAAAAAGATAGATCGGAAGTATTTAGAGCATATGGACTTGAAGAGAAACCCAGAATAGAGAAGGGGTACAGATCTGTTGGAAAACAAGATACTGAGAGGAGCTATGGTCGAGCTTTCGATGAGCGGCGGTCCCCAACCGAACAGAAATCCAGATTAGATGAAGGCTACAGATCTGTTGGAAAACCAGATACGGAGAGAAGCTATGGTCGAGCTTTCGATGAGCGGCGGTCGCCAAGCGCACAGAAACCCAGATTGGATGAAGGCTACAGATCAATTGGAAAGCAAGGTGCTGAGAGGAGCCACGGTCGAACTTACGATGAGCGGCAGTCCCCCAGCGAGCAGAAACCCAGATTAGACGAAGGCTACAGATCTATTGGAAAACAAGGTGCTGAGAGAAGCCACGGTCGAACTTACGATGAGCTGCAGTCTCCAAGCGAACAGAAACCCAGATTAGATGAAGGCTACAGATCTATTGGAAAGCAAGGTGCTGAGAGGAGCCACGGTCGACCTTATGATGAACAGCGTACTCCAAGAGACTATGTTCGATCAAAACAAGAGGGGGAAAGACGTGAATCAAACACTTTGCACGATGACACTTATGAACCTAAATTCACTTCAAGTACACCTCGTTCCGCACGTGACTATGAGCGAGGTATTACATCAGATGAAAGGTATGATCCTCGTGGTTCACCGCGTAAAGCTTATGATGAGTCTAATTCTGCGCAAATGCCGGGCAGAACTTACACCCCAGATGAAACCCCACGTTCGGCACGCTATGAAACTCATAGTCCAACACGATTACATAGTCCGACACGTAGGATGGAGGACCCTCATACTTATACTCCAGACGCGAAACCTCGTTTCGCTCGTGGATTGAAATCGGACGATAACATAGAATTTGAAGGATTCTCACCATCCCATTCCCGCGATGACTATGAAAAACCAGAAGGAAAAAGGTCTTCAAAAGACCATAGTGAAACCGATCAAAGAGTGGTGACGGATCCCGGACAAACAAGTGAAAGCAAAGTTAGGAAGGAAGAAGATTTCAAACAGGAAGAAGTTACTTTAATGCGGAGCGATCAACTTGGAGATATAGACTTATCATCTAAAAAAACCGAAATTTCGGCCGCAGATATGAAATATAAAGCGGATACACAAAAGGCAGGCACATATACAGATGACTATAGTCCTAAAGCAGACATTAAGGCTGAAAGTACAGACACAACTCAAAGAACAGAGAGCCCTACGGCTAGCATTCCGCGTACGGGGAACCAACCTGGTACCGATAGAGGATTTACAGGTAGCGAGGAGATATTGGAAAAAGTGCCGCCAGTTCCAGAAATTACAATTGAGGATACAGACGAAAGCGGTAGGAGTGCGCCTAGTGGAAGAG GGAAAATCCCCGTAATTAGTTTACGCGAGCAGGCTAAATCAACCATTCAAGGTGAAATGTCACCGGAACCAGAACAATTAAGATCTCCAAAATATAAAGATCGGGATAAACTGCGACAGTTGGATAGCCGTAGTCAGCCAGAACAAATAAGAAGTAGTCCGGTTAGACAACCGGGCATTCATGATGGTGCGGTAATAGGTGGAGGCTTTACTAGATCGGACACAGCTGGCGTCATGGGTGGGTCTGCAAGTCCACTAAGTCCTTTTCCGAGTCTTGAAACgccaaaaatttatatgaaaccTCGAGCATTATGCACTGATTACGGTACCGCGTGTTTTCCTCCAACTGAAGACGATTGCACTAAACGGACCAGTCTACGTGCCAACTGCGTCGCGAACGCGGGAGATGCTTATATGTGTAAGCCATGCACTACACAGACAACTTCGCCATCAGCATCTCCCCGCCAATGTTTATGTCCAGCAGAAAATGGTTGTGAAATTCCTTATGAAAAGCTAGGCGATCAATACGAACATTCGCCCGTACGCCAATTAGCAGCTAACTCTCATATGGCTGTAGCACTACAGTCCGATACCGCAATTGCCAGTTATAAGCCATTACCTCAACAAAGTTTATCGAAAAGCTGCATAACTTTGCGCTCGACCGGAACACAGTACTCGGCAACGATTATCGAGCAAAAGGAAGATCGCTGTGCACCACAGTACGTACCGTTGCCGAAAGAATGCAGTGAAATATATGCGGATCAAGCGAAGAAATCTGCAGCGCCTTCTACATGTACATGTGACTCCTCACGTCAGAGCCAAAAATCACCGCTTTCAACTTCGGATAGTATGAAAACAAAGTACCAATTTCTATGTGAGGAAAACAATGAGGAGCAAAATGGAAAGGTGCAAATAAAGAATAATGAAGAGTGGTGTGGCAGAGTAGATATAAATTCGGAGAAGAGACAAATCTTCATTGcgcaacataaacaaaaaccaCCAACTCAATGCGTAGATGAGCAGAACTATTTGTTACCATGGCAACAGGATGAAAAATTTATACCGGGCCAACCAATAAGTAGTTGCAATATGACACCTTGGCAAAATGGGCCAATGAAGCTCTTGCAAACGGTACAGAAAAGTCCGCGCTTTCAAAACTACGCGGAACGTAGAACGCCAAGGTTTAATGCCACTATGCCGCCGCATCAAGAAATGCCGGAAGAGGAAGATAGATGTGCAGAAGAACTATCACAATACAAGCCGCAGACGCGTGTGCAATTTATGGAGCAATACAGCAACTGTGACCCGGCCTGCTATGCCCAAGATGGAG CAGCGAATTTACAAAATGAAACAGCGGAGCCTATGCGCGACTGCACGCCAAGAG GACGCCTAAGCTTCGCTTATGGCGGCGAATACCAGCAGGTACCGGAATTCACTGGCTGTCCGTGTATGTTCAAAACTTATCTAAATATGGTGACACTTTACTATCCTGATTATCGTGTTCAACTGCGAGAGGATTGCGTCGAAATTGAGGATGATGATGATGAGTGCAATGAATGa